CAGCCGATTACGCGGGAACAGGCGCGGGAGATCTTTGCCTCCACTGCGCCGAAGTACCAGGAGATTCCGGGGCTGATCAGGAAATACTACCTCCTCTCCGAGGACGGCGGCACGGCTGGCGGCGCCTACACCTGGGCCTCCCGTGAAGAGGCGGAGCGGCTATATACCAGGGAATGGCGAGAGTTTATAATGACGAAGTACGGCTGTGAGCCGTCTGTAACCTTTTTCGAGACGCCGGTACTGGTCGACAACGTGCAAAAGGAGATCGTGCTGGATCCCTGAGCCGAACTCCGGCGCCAAAGGAGCTACCACAATGCAGGCAGACCCTGCTAACTCCTTCCGGGACTCCGGTCCACGCCGGACAATTTCTTCCCTTATCCTTGCCGTTGCAGCGCTCTGCCTCACCTTCACAGGGGTTGCCTGCGCCGCAACGGCACCGGGGGCCCCTTTTGCGCTCGTCTCTCCGCGGAAGGCGGAGGCGCTGGAGCATTCCTCCCACAGAACGCGGGGGGCTGCTCTGAGAAACGGCGAAAAAGTGCGGCGCCACGCAGCACACCCCGTTCCGCGCCTCCAGATAGAGGGGCGGCTGCCGCACCGCGGGGGGTACGACGAGAGCATGGAGGCCGCCAAGGACTTTACCGCTGCGCGCGATCTCGCCCTCGCAGGGCGCCTCACTCGGGACCCCGAGAAGCTGAAGCGTGCCGCCGGAATAATCTCCGCATGGCTCGCCGTCTACCATCCCACCTACAATCCTATCGATGAGTCAAGGATCGACAGCTTGATCATCGCCTACGATCTGCTCCCCCCGGACGTGAAGGCTCCGCTGGCAAAGCCGATGAACAATTTTCTGCGCGAATTAGCTGAAGGGTACCTCGACCGGCTCCCGCAGGTGACGGACAAGACCGCCACCAACAACTGGCAAAGCCACCGCATCAAGCTCATCACCCTTGCATCGTACGCGCTCGGGGACAGGTCGCTCATCGCACAGGCAAAATCCGCCTACCGCACCCAGCTTGCCAACAACATACGCCCTGACGGCTCCACCGTCGATTTCCAGGAGCGGGATGCGGTGCATTATGTGGTGTACGACCTCGAGCCTCTGGCACTGGCTGCACTGGCGGCGCAGGAGCACGGCGAGGACTGGTACCATCTGAAGAATCCGGCGGGGGTGGGGTTGGAGGAGGCGCTTCTATGGCTGAAGCCGTATGCGGATGGATCGGCGACGCATGACGAGTTCGTGCGCTCGAAGGTGAAATTCGATGCAGAGCGGCGGAAGGCGGGGATTGCGGAATTCCGCGGGCAATTCGACCCAAAAGGCGCCAGGGGCGTCATGATGATCGCCGCGCGGCTCGACCCCCGCTTCATTCCCACCACGAAGGAGCTCGGGTGGAGCACCCCTCTCTTTGACCTGGTGTGGCCGCTTCGGGATTGAGTCTTCACATCTCTGTCGCTACGAAGCGGCGCCCCTCATTCACCTGCTCTTTGAGCGGCGGCGAGGTAGGTCGCGGTCTCCCTGGTGAACTCTTCGAAGTCTGACTCGAGCCTGGCCAGCAGTTCTTCTGCTCGTTCCAGTCGCCCTTCGCGGGCGAGATCCTCCAGCGTCGCCGCGGTGCGGGAAATACTCGTTGCCGAGATACTGGCGGCGGCCCCCTTGATGGTATGCGCCTCTATCGTTACCTGGCGGGGGTCCCCCAGAAGGACCGCCTCCCGTAGCGCTACCACGTACCCCGCGCTGTGCCGGCTGAACATGAGGAGGAAATGGTGCACCATGGAGGCTTCGCCCCCCAGACGCGACAGCAGATCGGCGTGATCGAAGACAGGGACGTAGTTACTCTCTGCAGCTGAGTCTGCCGCCCCTTCCTCGGCAGCTGGAAGTTCCTGATCCGGGAGGAGTCGCTGCACGATTTCCACCACCTGCGCCGGACGTGCCGGCTTGGAGAGGTATTCGTCCGCCCCCGCCTCCAGGCACTTTTCGCGATCCCCCTTCAGCGCGTAGGCTGTCATCGCCACCACAGGTGTCCTGCGCCCCTCCGTCTCCATGTCACGGATCGCTCCGATCGCCTGGTACCCGTCGAGAACCGGCATCTGGATGTCCATGAAGACGATGTCGTACTCTTTTTTGCGGCAGGCATCGACCGCTTCCTGACCGTCGCATGCCTCGGTGACGTGGTGTCCGCGTTCCTCCAGTATGATGCGCACTATCTTGCGGTTGATCTCCACGTCGTCCACCACCAGCACGGTGTGGCGGCGCTGGTTCTCCGCGGCGCCGTGCGGGATCATGGGCAACTGGGCCGAAGGGGGAGGGCCTTTCAGGAGCGCGATGAGGGTGTCGCGAAGCTCCTCGTGGATGATCGGCTTGGTGAGGTACCCTGCGATCCCCGCCTCGCGGCAGCGTTTGACATCGCCCCGGATGCCGGCGCTCGGCATCATGACTATGAGGATACCTTCGTGCCTCTTTTCCTCCCGCACGCGCTGCGACAGCTCCCATCCGTCCATTCCGGGCATGCGCGCATCGGTCAGCATAAGGCGCGGCAGTTCCCCCTTCTCCCGCAGCTGTTCCAGGAGGGCGAGCGCCTCCGCGCCCCCTCCCGCCAGGTGCACCCTCATCCCCCACCGGGAGAGAAAGCCGGCGAGCATCTGCCGGTTCACCAGCACATCGTCCACAACGAGTGCTGCGACACCGCTGAGGAGATCGTCTTCCGCCACTTCCGCCGGCGGCTCCGTCCAGAGCCGCAGCGATACGGTGAAGGTGAAGCGGCTTCCACCCCCCGGCTCGCTCTCCACCGAGATCTCACCACCCATGAGATGGACCAGGCGCTTCGAGATGGCGAGGCCGAGACCGGTACCGCCAAATCGCTTCGTGGTGGAGGTGTCCCCCTGCTCGAATGCGTGGAAGATGCGTGACTGCAGCTCATGCGGGATCCCCACCCCCTGGTCGGTGACGCTAAAACTCAGCATCGCCGCTCCCTCTGTCTCCCCGACCAGCCGGACTGCAACCTCCACAACCCCGTGGTCGGAAAACTTGACGGCGTTCCCCACCAGGTTCACCAGAACCTGCCCCAGACGCCCCGCGTCACCGATGAGAGGATCCGGAACATCGCGGTCCACGGAGAAGGCGACCTCCACCCCTTTTTGCGCCCCGCGCGAGGCGAGTGTCCGCAGCGTCTCCCCGAGCGTGGTCCGCAGGAAGAAGGGGCTTTCCTCAAGATCGGTGCGACCCGCCTCGATCTTGGAGAAGTCCAGGATGTCGTTGATGATCTCCATGAGGTTGTCCGCGGAGAGCTTGATCGCCCGCAGGTACTCCCCCTGCTCCGTGGTGAGCTCCGTGTCCCGCAAGAGCTCTGTCATGCCGATGATGCCGTTCATAGGGGTACGGATCTCGTGGCTCATGTTGGCGAGAAAGGCGCTCTTTGAGCTGCTCGCCGACTCGGCCCGGCTCTTCAGCTCCATGGTCTGCAGCAGGTCATTGTCGCGCTGGCGCAGCACCTTCACGATGAGGCGAGGCCGAAGAGAAGTGAGAGGATGAAGACCACGGAGATGAGGGCGATTCCCCTGGTCATGTGGTGCCAGTTGTGCAGAAAAAGGTCTTCTGTGACCGAGATGCTGATACGAAGCGGGTATTCCGGCACCGCACGCAGTGCGCCTATCCCTGACACCCGCCGTCCCCCCTCAGACATGCTCGTCGGGTGGAGGTAGACGACGCCGCTTTCATCTTGCCTCGTTCCAGGATCGGCGCGGGTCGCGGCAGAGTCGGACTGTCCTAGGGCTTTCTCACTCCAGGGCCAGCGGGTAAGAATGGTGAAGTCGCTCCTGTATAGCGTAATCGACGCGCCGGAGCCGAGATTCTCGCCGAGCCGCTGGTACAGAGATGTGAAGAGATCGACGGAGGTGCCAACCAAAACCATGCCGAGGAGATTGCCGTGCCTGTCATCGATGCGGCGGCCGATGTAGAAGACCGGCCTGCCGTTCCCCCTGCTGCGCAGCGCCGGGGTGATCATCGTCTCACCGTCGTGCCCGGCGGCAAGAGCCTGTACCACTTCTCGGTCTGCCAGGTTGATGGGGGGAGGGGGGAAGGAGCGGGTGAAGTTGATGACATCGCCGTTTGCGGCCACGACGGTGGCGACGTCCAGGTGGGGGAGGAATTGCGTTTTCTTTTTCAGCATCCGGAAAGTTTGCGGGGTGGCGAGGAGCTTTCTGAATTCCCCTTCAGTGTCGGCGCCCGCGCCGTTTACTTCTTCGGCGATGCCGTCGAGGGCGAGGTACGAGGAGGCCATGCACTGCCGGGTCTGCTCCGCGAGGAGGAGGGAGATGTTTCCCATCTGCTTGCGCCACACCTCGATCTCCTGCTGGCGCAGGCAGCCGGCGGACACGAGGGCCAGAGCCACAATGGCGATCACCATGAGGGAGCCGAGGCCGACGGCGAGCTCGGTTAACGACAACCTCTGCCACTTCCTGGGCATGGGACGCTCCTCCATTGTAGGGAATGCTGCAAGCTTATAATTCAAGACCTGACCCCGGGGTCAGGTCTTGAATTATAAGGTTTTTCAGCGACGCAAACAGCCTCGGCAGGGGGGCGCGCTCGGACAGAAGTACTGACCGGGGTGGCATCCTAATCGTATCGGCAATCGGCGGAAAAACCTTAGGGGAAGGTTAACCCTTCTGCACCAATGAAGCAAAAAAAGCCCGGCTCCCCTCGCGGGGGACCGGGCTTTCTCTACCGCATCGTAAGGTGCGGTCGTGGCTCAAATATATTCCATCAATGCCACCGCGCGTGTGCGCTACTTTTCAAGGTTTTTCTCGACCTTGCCGACCTTCTCCTGCACTTTGCCGGCATTCTTTTCGACCTGACCCTCTATTTTGAGGCTCGGATCGTCGGTCGCCCTTCCGGCGGCTTCTTTTGCTTTCCCCTTCGCTTGGTGGAAGGTACCTTTGAGTTTGTCTTTGATGCTTTCTCTCATGACTGCACCTCCGTGTCAGGGCTTTTTCTGTACCCTACTTTGTAATTTTAATACAAAGTCTTGTAATTGTGGCGATAAATCGCACTGATACGGCGCAACCTTATCCCACCTTCTCCGTCTCCTTGAAACGGAGGGGACGTGATGCCTCTCTCCATCGCGGGAGAGACATCACCCGTTCCCCAAGCGGGGTTTGAGAGAATCGGGCGGTTCGTGCTCTGTTTGTGGAAATCGGTCCCAGCATCTCTGACTTCATCAGGTCGAGCCGGGATGGCAGAAAGTGCATCCTGTGCCATGCGCGGGATTAGCTCACTCGTGTCCCTACTCTATTACCAATGCTTTGGCAGCCTCTTCGGCTTCGGCAAGGCATTCGGCCGGGACCGCGTCTGCGCTGGCCGGTCCGACGCCGCACAGGCGGATCAGCCGCGACTCGGTGAACCCCATCCATTTCATGAAGAAGTCGTAGCGGCCGAAGATGTCGCCGAACATCGCCTGGTCCGGATTCCCCTGGGTCAGGATGAAGAGGAGCTTTTTGGGGGAGAGGCGGCTCGGCTGCGGGTTCGTGATGTAGTCGGGCTTCAGGAAGGAGTAGTTGCGGTCGATGTAGGCCTTCATCTGCGAGGTGACGTCGCCGTAATAGACAGGGGAGGCGAGGACCACGACGTCGGCACCTTCCACCGCCTTCAGCACCTCGGCCAGGTCGTCTTTCACCACGCAGTGCTCAAATCCCCTCTTGCAGGCATAGCACCCCTGGCAGCCGTGGTAGGTGAGCCTGTTGATCTCGAAGGTCTGCACCTGCGCGCCGCGTGCCGCTGCGGTCTCGGTGAAGCGGTTGGCGATGGCGCTGCTGTTGGAATTTGAGCGGGGGCTTCCTAATAGCGCTACGATCTTCATGGCATCCTCCTTCGATCTATGGTGGGGCGAGGGATCCTACTATACTTTTGAAATATTTGTGTAGCAAAGGAAAAGCTCTCATTTCGGCACCTCGGCGAATTTCTTGAGGATCAAAAAAAGCGGGAACCTTTCTCGCCGTTTCGGCATCTACGTAGTGAGAAGGTTGATCGGAGGTTACAGGAAATGGCTCCACTCGATGCTGTCGATGTTTCCACAATGGTTTCCGATCAGGAAGTGGTGCGGCGGGTTCTGGCGGGGGACACCGCAAGCTTCGAGCTGATCATGCGGCGCTACAACAGGCGGCTCTTTCGAATCGCCCGCGGAGTGCTCCGAAACGACGCCGACGCCGAGGATGTGGTGCAGGATTCCTACCTGCAGGCGTACGAAAAGCTGGAGCAGTTTTCCGGGAAGGGCCCGCTTTCCGCCTGGCTTGCCAGGATAACGGTGAACGAGGCGCTTTCCCGCCTGCGCCACGGCCTGAAGGTGACGGACCTTCTTTCCTTTGACGACGAGAAGGAGGGGGAGGAGGCGAATTTTATGGCTGAGCCCGTTCATACGCTCCCCACCCCGGAGCAGACAGCCGCGCGCGGTGAGATACGCCGTCTGCTGGAGTCGGCCATCGATCTCCTTCCCGATCACTACCGCATGGTTTTTGTGCTGTGCGGGATAGAGGAAATGTCCGTGGCGGAGACCGCAGAGATCCTCGCGGTGGAGCCAGCCACGGTGAAAACGCGCTACCACAGGGCCCGGAATATCCTGAGGGAGAATCTGGCGCAGGTGGTGGATGACCATGCAGTCGAAGTCTTTCCCTTTGACGGTGCACGATGCGACCGGATCGTCACGAACGTCCTGCGCAGGCTGGAGAAGAGATGACCGGTCCGAGGAAGAAAGGAGATTTAGCCATGAGAAGGATTTTTGCCATAGTTGCCCTCTTGCTTGCCTTTGCAGTCCCGGCGCTGGCGGCTGGGCCGAAAGATCTGCCGGACAAGTCGTACAAGAAAGTGAGCGAGCTCGTCCCCATACCGGACTTCATTCCAGGCGTTGGCACCCTGTATGTCAATCCCTCTACGCTGCCGGTGGGGCCGTTTGTCGCCTACAACAAGGAAGGGAAGATGGTTTCCACGATCTACATGGTCCCCCTCTCGGACATGGAAGCCCACAAGGACTTCACAGGACTCGCGGTGACGAACAAGCCGGTGAAGAAGGTGGACATCACCTTTAACGGCGGCCACCCGGGGCTGGCAGCGCCTCACTACCACGTGACGCTCTGGCATGTTGACCCGGCTTCGGCGAAGGTGAAATAAAAAGATTTATCCAGGAGGTCCTGGGAAGCTGGAGTACATTTCCACGAAGCGCTGCAGGAGAACTCGCGTTCCCCCCCTTTGCGAAGGTTCATCCGGGAATTCCGGGAATTCAGCCCGGTCGCTTCCGTTGACGTGAGGGGACACTAGTGGCGCCGCGCTGGAGCACAGGCTTCCCAGCCTGTACCGCGGCGCCAGCCGCGCGGTCTGTGGCGGCTGCGCCGCCATCGCAGGCAAGATGCCTACGCTCCAGCGTGGGGGCACCCGGATTCTTTGTAGCGCGTTCCCCAGAATTCCCGGAAGGCCCTTTGCGAAGGGGGGACAGGGGGGATTTGCCTTGGGTGGGGAGATGCTGCAGGGAAGTGGTGGTGCTGGGGCGCTCTAGGCGAGCGCCCCTTTCACCGTCTTACTCAGCGTGTTCAGGTCGAAGGGCTTCTGGATGAGCTGCATCCCCTCCTGAACGAGTCCCTTGCTGGAGATCGTCTCGAAGGTGTACCCCGACATGAAGACGACCTTGATGGCGGGGCGGATCTTCCTGATGGCGTCCGACATCTCCTTCCCGGACATACCCGGCATGATGACGTCGCTGAGGATCATGTCCACCACCCGGTTTCTGTCGCGGCAAAGCTCGATCGCCTCCTCCGGGGTCTTCGGCGCCTCGACACGGTAGCCGATCCTCTCCAGCATCTCGCAGGTCATCGCCCGCACCGTCTCGTCGTCCTCCACCAGCAGGATGGAGCCGGAGCCGGAGATCGGCGTCTCGATCTCCTCGACCTGCCCCGCACTCTCGGTGTGGTGGCGCGGCAGGTAGATGTGGAAGAGGGTGCCGCGCCCCGGCTCGCTCCGGACTTCAATGAATCCACCGTTTTGGGTGATGATTCCGTAGACCGTGGCAAGTCCGAGTCCCGTCCCCTTCCCGATCTCCTTCGTGGTAAAGAACGGCTCGAAGATGTGCTTGAGCGTCCCTTTTTCCATCCCGTGCCCGGTATCGCTGAAGGTCAGCCGCACGTACTCCCCCGGCTTCGCGTCGAGCTGCTCCTCGCAGAAATCTTCGTCGATGACGGTGTTTGCCGTGATGATGCTCAGCGTCCCCCCTGCGGGCATGGCGTCGCGGGCGTTTATGGAGAGGTTCATTACGATCTGGTCCAACTGGGTCGGGTCGATCTTCGTCTTCCACAGGTCCCCGGCGAGCGAGTACTTTACCACGATGTCCTCGCCGATGAGGCGCGGCAGGGTGCGCTGTCCGTCTCTGATGAAGGCATTGAGGTCCATCTCTTTCGGGGAGATGACCTGCTGCCGCGAGAAGGCCAGGAGCTGCGCCGTGAGGTCGCGGGAGTGCTCCGCCGCCTTGAAGATCTCGTTCAGGTAGCGCCAGAGGCGCTGCTCCTGGGGGACCTCCAGGAGGGCCATCTCCGAGTAGGCCAGAATGACCGTCAGCTTGTTGTTGAAGTCGTGCGCCACCCCTCCTGCGAGGCGCCCGATCGACTCCATCTTGAGGGACTGGCGCAGCTTCTCCTCGAGGAGCTTCCTCTCGCTGATGTCGCGCGCCGCGACCAGGAGACACCGCTCTCCGAAGACGTCTATCGGGCGGGCGGAGAGGAGGGTCTCCAGGATGGAGCCATCCTTCCTCTTGAAGCTCACCTCCATGTTCACCGCCTCGCCATTTTCGCGGATCTGCCGCGTCATTTCTCCCCTGAGGCCCGGGTCGATCCAGAGGTCGATCTCCAGCGTCGTCTTTCCGACAACCTCCTCCCTTGAGTAACCGCTCATGCTGAGATAGCTCGGGTTCACCTCCAGGATGAGGCCGTCGGTGAGTCGGGTGAGGGAAAGTGCGTCGGGGGAGGTGTTGAAGACCTTGAAGAGCTTCTCCTCCGAAAGGCGCAGCACCTCTTCCGCCTCCTTGCGCTTGGTGATGTCTGCGGCTATTCCCTCGAAGATGATCTCGTCACCCTCGGCGTGCATAGAGATGGAGCGGTCGTTTATCCAGTGCAGCTCCCCATCCCTGTCGGTGAGGCGGTACACGATGTCGAACTGCTCCCCCGCCATGAACTGCTGGAGCGCCCTGTCGACCACGCCTGCATCCTCCGGGTGAATGGAGTCGCGCCAGAGCATCGGCCGGGCGTAGAGCTCCTCCGGCGTGTAGCCGAGGATGTCGATGACGCGCGGGGAGTAGTAGATCCCGCCGCGCTTCGTCGTCCAGCGGTACACCATGTCCGGCATCGCCTCCACCACGTTGCGGAAGCGAGCCTCGCTCCGGACCAGTGAGCGGGAGATCTGCTGCTGCTCCACGAGTGAGGCTGCGAGCTCCCTTCTACTCCTCAGGAGCTTTAGGAAGCTTGCCACCAGCGCGAGGAAGAGGGCGCCGCACAGGAACCCCAGGATCGTCATCCTGTTGCTTTCCCAGAAGGTGTCGGGACGGTTGATGATGATGCTGCCGGGGGGGAGCTGTGACTCCTTCACCCCGAATCGGCTCATCTGCGCATAGTCGAACATGTACACGTTCGGGCCGGGGGAGAGATTAACCAGGGAGGCGGGGGAGGCGCCGCCGAGGATCTTCACCGCCATCTGGGCCATGACGACCCCGTGCTCGTGAAGATCGAGGAGGCGGCCCCCGACGATTCCGTTGCCGAGGCTGAACCCCCATCCGCCGTAGATCGGGACAGGGGTGGCCGCCGCGAGCCGCTGCAGTGCGTGGTTGCTGGAGAGCCGCTCGCCGCCGCGGTCCTCCATGAAGGAGGCGAAATAGATCACCACCGCCGTCGGCGGCAGCTGCGCCAGCTGCCGGGAAACTTCGTCCACTTTCTTACCCTTGAGGTAGGAGAAGCGGATCCTGTTGTTGAAGCTGGCGGTCTGCCTGCGAAACTCGGCGCTGTTCAACTCCCCTGTTACGGAGTCGTCGTGGACTACCACCACCTCGTTCGTGCGGGGGTGAAGGCGGAGGATCAGCTCCAGGGTATCTGCGAAGCTCGGGCGCTCGTCGAGGCCGTTGAAGTTCCTCTTTCCATTGAGGCGGGAGGGGTCGAAGCAGTTGGTGCCGCAAAAGAGAACAGGCTCCTGCCCAAAGATGGAGTCGCGGTACTTCTCCAGGATGTTGAAAGCGTAGTCGTCGGTGGAGAAGATGAGGTCGAAGTGGCGCTGCTGGTATTTGAAGCGCAGCAGGTCGAGCACCTTCTCGTCGAACTCCTTGCCGGTGAAGTGCTTCGAGTCCAGATACTCGATCTGCACCTCGGTGAGCGGCAGGGATTTCATGAGGGTCTGATAGAATCCCTCCACCGCACTGTCCGATCCCTTGTACCACTGATGGTACGAGTTGAGGATCAGCACCCTTTTTTGCCCTGCGACGTCGGCAACTGCGGGGAGTGCGGTGCAAAAGAGAAGGAAGAGGATGGCGAAAAGAATGTGGAGAGTGCAGGATTTCACACCTGCGGCGGCACTGTTTGCCCTCGACATGCTGAACCCTTTCAATCTGAAGGTGTCTCTTTGGGAGTGTGTTCGGGTAGAGACAGAACCTTGCTCTTATAGCACATGTAGCGTCGAAAGTGGCAGAATATCGGGTGAATTTCGCATAAGGCGGGGTTAACGGAGGGGGCGGAGTGACTGGATGTGCAGGTGCGAGAGGTGCGGGAGGTGCAAGAGACCCCGCCCCTTGTGACAGGGACGGGGTGGTTTCGATAAAACCATTTTGCCTTGGGCTCACGCGTTCCCTCCCTTTCAAGGGAGAGGGTGGTGATGGGGTTGTTGCTCGGGCGTCAATATAGTCAATGTAGGCCGGGATAAGCCGCCAGGCGTTCCCGGCGGTCCACCGCAGACGCAGCCGCAGCGAAATGCCGGAAACGCTAGCGCTTATTCCGGCCTACGAGTGTCAGCACGCCGGGCGGCTGAGCTTTATTCCTGTTCACTCCTGGAAAGCGACCTGGTACACGTCCTTGTACTCGCGGGCGAAGTGCACCTCGATCCCCTCCCTCAGGTAGTCGGGGAGCTCCAGGAAGTCCTTCCGGTTTGCCTCGGGGAAGACGAGGACCTTGAGGCCCGCGCGCCGCGCCGCGATCGTCTTCTCCTTCACGCCGCCGATGGGAAGCACACGTCCGGTGAGGGTGAGCTCGCCGGTCATGCCGAGCTTTTGGCGCACCGGTTTCCCCGTCATCATGGAAGCGAGCGCGGTCGCCATCGTCACGCCGGCGGAGGGGCCGTCCTTCGGGGTGGCGCCTGCCGGGACGTGCAGATGGACGAAGCGGGTATCGAAGAAATCTTCCTCCACCCCGAACTCCCTGGCGTGGGACATTACATAGGAATAGGCTATCTCGGAGCTCTCCACCATGACGTTCCCGAGTTGCCCTGTCTGCTTGAACCCCTTGTTCTTGCTGGAAACCGCCGCCGCCTCGATCGGAAGTGTTGCCCCCCCCATGCTGGTCCAGGCGAGCCCGGTGACCACCCCTGCGACGTTCTCGAAGATCTCCTCGGTGGCAAAGACCGGCTGCCCGAGGAGTTCCGGGAGGTCCTTCTTCCCTATCACCAGCGGCTCCACCCGTCCGGTGGCGAACTCGGTGGCGGCTTTCCGCATGAGCTTCTTGATGCGGTTTTCCAGGGTGCGCACCCCGGCCTCCCGGGCCCAGCCGTCGACGAGCGCGGCAAGGGTCTCCTTGCGCAGTACCACCTGTCCCGCCTTGAGCCCGTGGCTTTCCAGCGCCTTCGGTATGAGGTAGCGCTTGGCGATCTCCAGCTTTTCCTCCAGCACGTAGCCGGAGAGGCGGATCACCTCCATGCGGTCGAGGAGGGGCGCCGGGATGGTGTCGAGGGTGTTGGCGGTCGCCACGAAGAGGACGTTGGAGAGGTCGAAGGGGACGTCCAGGTAGTGGTCGCGGAAGGTCGCGTTCTGCTCCGGGTCGAGGACCTCGAGAAGGGCGGATGCCGGATCGCCGTGGAAGGAGGCGCCGATCTTGTCGATCTCGTCCAGCATGAGGACCGGGTTTGCCGTCTTCGCGCTCTTCATCGCCTGCACGAATTTCCCCGGCATGGCGCCGATGTAGGTGCGCCGGTGTCCCTTGATTTCCGCCTCGTCGCG
The DNA window shown above is from Geomonas sp. RF6 and carries:
- a CDS encoding YdhR family protein, yielding MITAIVQFKLPQPITREQAREIFASTAPKYQEIPGLIRKYYLLSEDGGTAGGAYTWASREEAERLYTREWREFIMTKYGCEPSVTFFETPVLVDNVQKEIVLDP
- a CDS encoding alginate lyase family protein, with the translated sequence MQADPANSFRDSGPRRTISSLILAVAALCLTFTGVACAATAPGAPFALVSPRKAEALEHSSHRTRGAALRNGEKVRRHAAHPVPRLQIEGRLPHRGGYDESMEAAKDFTAARDLALAGRLTRDPEKLKRAAGIISAWLAVYHPTYNPIDESRIDSLIIAYDLLPPDVKAPLAKPMNNFLRELAEGYLDRLPQVTDKTATNNWQSHRIKLITLASYALGDRSLIAQAKSAYRTQLANNIRPDGSTVDFQERDAVHYVVYDLEPLALAALAAQEHGEDWYHLKNPAGVGLEEALLWLKPYADGSATHDEFVRSKVKFDAERRKAGIAEFRGQFDPKGARGVMMIAARLDPRFIPTTKELGWSTPLFDLVWPLRD
- a CDS encoding hybrid sensor histidine kinase/response regulator, giving the protein MKVLRQRDNDLLQTMELKSRAESASSSKSAFLANMSHEIRTPMNGIIGMTELLRDTELTTEQGEYLRAIKLSADNLMEIINDILDFSKIEAGRTDLEESPFFLRTTLGETLRTLASRGAQKGVEVAFSVDRDVPDPLIGDAGRLGQVLVNLVGNAVKFSDHGVVEVAVRLVGETEGAAMLSFSVTDQGVGIPHELQSRIFHAFEQGDTSTTKRFGGTGLGLAISKRLVHLMGGEISVESEPGGGSRFTFTVSLRLWTEPPAEVAEDDLLSGVAALVVDDVLVNRQMLAGFLSRWGMRVHLAGGGAEALALLEQLREKGELPRLMLTDARMPGMDGWELSQRVREEKRHEGILIVMMPSAGIRGDVKRCREAGIAGYLTKPIIHEELRDTLIALLKGPPPSAQLPMIPHGAAENQRRHTVLVVDDVEINRKIVRIILEERGHHVTEACDGQEAVDACRKKEYDIVFMDIQMPVLDGYQAIGAIRDMETEGRRTPVVAMTAYALKGDREKCLEAGADEYLSKPARPAQVVEIVQRLLPDQELPAAEEGAADSAAESNYVPVFDHADLLSRLGGEASMVHHFLLMFSRHSAGYVVALREAVLLGDPRQVTIEAHTIKGAAASISATSISRTAATLEDLAREGRLERAEELLARLESDFEEFTRETATYLAAAQRAGE
- a CDS encoding CsbD family protein; the protein is MRESIKDKLKGTFHQAKGKAKEAAGRATDDPSLKIEGQVEKNAGKVQEKVGKVEKNLEK
- a CDS encoding flavodoxin family protein; its protein translation is MKIVALLGSPRSNSNSSAIANRFTETAAARGAQVQTFEINRLTYHGCQGCYACKRGFEHCVVKDDLAEVLKAVEGADVVVLASPVYYGDVTSQMKAYIDRNYSFLKPDYITNPQPSRLSPKKLLFILTQGNPDQAMFGDIFGRYDFFMKWMGFTESRLIRLCGVGPASADAVPAECLAEAEEAAKALVIE
- a CDS encoding RNA polymerase sigma factor, with translation MAPLDAVDVSTMVSDQEVVRRVLAGDTASFELIMRRYNRRLFRIARGVLRNDADAEDVVQDSYLQAYEKLEQFSGKGPLSAWLARITVNEALSRLRHGLKVTDLLSFDDEKEGEEANFMAEPVHTLPTPEQTAARGEIRRLLESAIDLLPDHYRMVFVLCGIEEMSVAETAEILAVEPATVKTRYHRARNILRENLAQVVDDHAVEVFPFDGARCDRIVTNVLRRLEKR
- a CDS encoding PAS domain S-box protein, with translation MSRANSAAAGVKSCTLHILFAILFLLFCTALPAVADVAGQKRVLILNSYHQWYKGSDSAVEGFYQTLMKSLPLTEVQIEYLDSKHFTGKEFDEKVLDLLRFKYQQRHFDLIFSTDDYAFNILEKYRDSIFGQEPVLFCGTNCFDPSRLNGKRNFNGLDERPSFADTLELILRLHPRTNEVVVVHDDSVTGELNSAEFRRQTASFNNRIRFSYLKGKKVDEVSRQLAQLPPTAVVIYFASFMEDRGGERLSSNHALQRLAAATPVPIYGGWGFSLGNGIVGGRLLDLHEHGVVMAQMAVKILGGASPASLVNLSPGPNVYMFDYAQMSRFGVKESQLPPGSIIINRPDTFWESNRMTILGFLCGALFLALVASFLKLLRSRRELAASLVEQQQISRSLVRSEARFRNVVEAMPDMVYRWTTKRGGIYYSPRVIDILGYTPEELYARPMLWRDSIHPEDAGVVDRALQQFMAGEQFDIVYRLTDRDGELHWINDRSISMHAEGDEIIFEGIAADITKRKEAEEVLRLSEEKLFKVFNTSPDALSLTRLTDGLILEVNPSYLSMSGYSREEVVGKTTLEIDLWIDPGLRGEMTRQIRENGEAVNMEVSFKRKDGSILETLLSARPIDVFGERCLLVAARDISERKLLEEKLRQSLKMESIGRLAGGVAHDFNNKLTVILAYSEMALLEVPQEQRLWRYLNEIFKAAEHSRDLTAQLLAFSRQQVISPKEMDLNAFIRDGQRTLPRLIGEDIVVKYSLAGDLWKTKIDPTQLDQIVMNLSINARDAMPAGGTLSIITANTVIDEDFCEEQLDAKPGEYVRLTFSDTGHGMEKGTLKHIFEPFFTTKEIGKGTGLGLATVYGIITQNGGFIEVRSEPGRGTLFHIYLPRHHTESAGQVEEIETPISGSGSILLVEDDETVRAMTCEMLERIGYRVEAPKTPEEAIELCRDRNRVVDMILSDVIMPGMSGKEMSDAIRKIRPAIKVVFMSGYTFETISSKGLVQEGMQLIQKPFDLNTLSKTVKGALA